From Flavobacterium sp. 102, a single genomic window includes:
- a CDS encoding pitrilysin family protein, with the protein MKKTILVSCLLLAVTTIKAQSFSTEKKQDSQGYTYETVKNDKTGVRVYTLKNGLKVYLAQNTDEPRIQTYIPVRTGSNNDPADNTGLAHYLEHMVFKGTSKVGTQDWATEQKLIAQISDLYEQHKAETDPEKKIAIYKQIDQVSQEASKYSVANEYDKLISSLGAKGTNAHTSLNETVYKNNIPANELEKWMIVEKERFSELVLRLFHTELEAVYEEFNRSQDNDGRLVNFELMAALFPDTPYGQQTTIGKSEHLKNPSMVAIHNYFDMYYVPNNMAVVLVGDLDFDKTIKMVDKYFGTFQYKELPMKKKVVEKPMTAIVSREVKSPTAERLNMAWRTSGDGTKEAQLAEMVAEILSNAGDVGLIDININQKQLALNAGGFSTTFNEYGYLGMSITPKEGQTLEEARDLLLSQVAKIKKGEFDEWMIQAIVNNMKVNRMKAYESGDGLATSLYRVFIQGRSWEENLAEINEYSKITKADIVKFANDFFKDNYVIVYKRKGVNDKLVRVSNPKITPIQLNREAQSEFYKDFAKQTPTDLAPVFVDFKSAIQTKKVKNTNISFIKNNTNTISSVYYIFNMGSDHDKKLQLAAGMLDYLGTDKMSSEDVKKEFYKIGISYSVNFTNDMTYISLSGLENNLPKGIALLEDLLKNVKPDQKVYQTQVESILNARNNAKKRKENILNALVNYAKYGKDSRFRDIISEQELKEMDVAKLTDLVKGMTNYEHQIFFYGTDLNPIIAALEKHHNLAANKPIPAPKQYPEPETTNKVYFANYDMVQTEMTRVAKGVKYDAKVAGTVNVFNSYFGSGLSSIVFQEIRESKSLAYSARANYVMANDKNLNDYMQVAIGTQANKLPQAVEAINALLSDMPKIDKQFNNAKESSLKQIASSRIIKTSIFFNQLNLKKLGFDYDIRKDIYKDIQGLTLDATNDFFNKEVKTKNYNTAIIGKKESLDFEALKKLGQIEEVTLEEIFNY; encoded by the coding sequence ATGAAAAAAACAATTCTAGTTAGTTGTTTGCTGCTCGCAGTAACTACAATTAAAGCACAAAGTTTTTCCACAGAAAAGAAGCAAGATAGTCAAGGCTATACTTATGAAACTGTAAAAAATGACAAAACAGGCGTTAGAGTTTACACCCTGAAAAACGGCCTAAAAGTCTATTTAGCCCAAAACACTGACGAACCAAGAATTCAAACTTATATTCCCGTAAGAACCGGTTCCAATAATGATCCTGCGGACAATACAGGATTAGCACACTATTTAGAGCATATGGTTTTTAAAGGAACCAGCAAAGTTGGAACGCAAGATTGGGCAACCGAACAAAAACTCATCGCTCAAATTTCAGACCTGTACGAACAACACAAAGCCGAAACCGATCCTGAAAAAAAGATTGCCATTTACAAACAAATCGATCAAGTCTCTCAAGAAGCTTCTAAATATTCAGTAGCCAATGAATATGACAAACTCATTTCATCGCTTGGCGCCAAAGGAACAAACGCACACACGTCACTCAACGAAACCGTTTATAAAAATAACATTCCCGCTAATGAATTAGAGAAATGGATGATTGTAGAAAAAGAACGTTTCTCCGAATTGGTGTTGCGTCTTTTCCACACCGAATTAGAAGCCGTTTACGAAGAATTCAACCGTTCGCAAGACAACGATGGTCGTTTAGTAAACTTCGAATTAATGGCTGCCTTATTTCCGGATACGCCTTATGGTCAACAAACCACAATCGGTAAATCGGAACATTTAAAAAATCCTTCCATGGTCGCTATTCACAACTATTTCGACATGTATTACGTCCCGAATAATATGGCCGTAGTATTGGTTGGTGACTTAGATTTCGATAAAACCATCAAAATGGTGGACAAATACTTTGGCACATTCCAATACAAAGAATTGCCAATGAAGAAAAAAGTGGTTGAAAAACCAATGACAGCTATCGTTTCGAGAGAAGTTAAAAGTCCTACTGCAGAACGTTTGAACATGGCTTGGAGAACTTCGGGCGACGGAACCAAAGAAGCACAATTGGCCGAAATGGTAGCCGAAATATTGTCAAATGCCGGTGATGTTGGTTTAATAGACATCAACATCAACCAAAAACAATTGGCCCTGAATGCCGGTGGCTTCAGCACTACTTTCAACGAGTATGGCTATTTAGGCATGAGCATTACGCCTAAAGAAGGTCAAACATTAGAAGAAGCAAGAGACTTACTGCTTTCTCAAGTAGCTAAAATCAAAAAAGGTGAATTCGACGAGTGGATGATTCAAGCCATCGTAAACAATATGAAAGTGAATCGAATGAAAGCTTATGAATCAGGCGATGGATTAGCAACAAGCTTATACCGCGTTTTTATTCAAGGCAGAAGTTGGGAAGAAAATTTAGCCGAAATCAATGAGTATTCAAAAATCACCAAAGCCGATATCGTAAAATTTGCCAACGACTTTTTCAAAGACAACTACGTAATTGTTTACAAAAGAAAAGGCGTGAATGATAAACTGGTTCGTGTTTCTAACCCAAAAATCACTCCGATTCAATTGAACCGTGAGGCACAATCTGAGTTTTACAAAGATTTTGCCAAGCAAACACCCACTGATTTAGCGCCGGTATTTGTTGATTTCAAATCAGCAATCCAAACCAAAAAGGTAAAAAACACCAATATCAGTTTTATCAAAAACAATACAAACACCATTTCAAGCGTATACTATATCTTCAATATGGGTTCCGACCATGACAAAAAATTACAATTGGCGGCCGGAATGTTAGATTATTTAGGCACTGACAAAATGAGTTCGGAAGACGTGAAAAAAGAGTTCTACAAAATCGGAATCTCTTATTCAGTGAACTTTACTAATGATATGACTTACATATCGCTTTCAGGTTTAGAAAATAATTTACCAAAAGGAATTGCTTTATTGGAAGACTTACTGAAAAACGTAAAACCGGATCAGAAAGTATATCAAACCCAAGTGGAAAGCATTTTAAACGCCAGAAACAATGCTAAAAAACGCAAAGAAAACATCTTAAACGCCTTGGTAAATTATGCTAAATACGGTAAAGATTCACGCTTCAGAGATATCATTTCTGAACAAGAATTAAAAGAAATGGACGTGGCCAAACTAACTGATTTGGTTAAAGGAATGACCAATTACGAACACCAAATTTTCTTCTACGGAACTGATCTAAATCCAATAATAGCAGCTTTAGAAAAGCACCACAATTTGGCGGCCAACAAACCTATTCCGGCACCTAAGCAATATCCTGAACCGGAAACCACCAACAAAGTTTATTTTGCCAATTACGATATGGTTCAAACCGAAATGACCCGAGTGGCTAAAGGCGTAAAATATGATGCTAAAGTAGCAGGAACAGTAAATGTATTCAACTCTTACTTTGGTTCGGGCTTGTCTTCCATCGTGTTCCAAGAAATTAGAGAATCCAAATCTTTGGCTTATTCGGCTCGTGCCAATTATGTCATGGCTAATGATAAAAACCTAAATGATTACATGCAAGTAGCTATCGGAACGCAAGCCAATAAATTACCTCAAGCGGTTGAAGCCATTAATGCTTTATTGTCGGATATGCCCAAAATTGACAAGCAATTCAATAATGCCAAAGAATCAAGTTTGAAACAAATCGCGTCAAGCAGAATAATCAAAACTAGTATTTTCTTTAACCAACTCAACTTGAAAAAATTAGGCTTCGATTATGACATTCGCAAAGACATTTACAAAGACATCCAAGGGTTGACTTTAGACGCTACCAACGATTTTTTCAATAAGGAAGTAAAAACTAAAAATTACAACACCGCCATTATTGGTAAAAAAGAAAGTTTAGACTTTGAAGCGCTCAAAAAATTAGGGCAAATTGAAGAAGTGACTTTGGAAGAAATCTTCAACTATTAA
- the infC gene encoding translation initiation factor IF-3, protein MNNLIRGVAEVRLVGENIEPGVFKFSDAMRLAEEQEVDLVEISPNADPPVCKLMDYGKFIYQQKKRDKELKAKSTQITVKEIRFGPQTDEHDYEFKRKNAEKFLKEGSKLKAFVFFKGRSIIYKEQGQILLLRLAQDLEEYGKVEAMPVLEGKRMIMFIAPKKKGK, encoded by the coding sequence ATTAACAATTTAATCCGTGGTGTAGCAGAAGTTCGTTTAGTAGGAGAAAATATAGAACCGGGAGTGTTTAAGTTTTCCGATGCAATGCGTCTCGCAGAAGAGCAAGAAGTAGATTTGGTTGAAATTTCGCCAAATGCGGATCCGCCTGTATGTAAGTTAATGGATTATGGAAAATTCATTTATCAACAAAAGAAGCGTGATAAAGAATTAAAAGCAAAATCAACGCAAATCACCGTTAAAGAGATTCGTTTCGGACCTCAAACTGATGAGCATGATTATGAATTTAAAAGAAAAAATGCAGAAAAATTCCTTAAAGAAGGCTCGAAACTAAAAGCTTTTGTGTTCTTTAAAGGTCGTTCGATTATTTATAAAGAACAAGGTCAAATCCTATTGTTGCGTTTAGCACAAGATTTGGAAGAATACGGAAAAGTAGAAGCAATGCCTGTATTAGAAGGAAAGAGAATGATTATGTTCATTGCTCCGAAGAAAAAAGGAAAGTAA
- the thrS gene encoding threonine--tRNA ligase yields MIKITLPDGSVKEFEKNSTPMDVARSISEGLARNVISAAFNGTTIETETTLTTDGSLILYTWNDAAGKKAFWHSTSHVMAQVLEEKFPGIKLTLGPAIDNGFYYDVDFGDKKITDADFKSIEDRVLEISREKHQFKMRSVSKAEALEVYKNNEYKTELISNLEDGTITFCDHANFFDLCRGGHIPNTGIIKAMKIMSVAGAYWRGDEKNKQLTRVYGISFPKQKDLTDYLELLEEAKRRDHRKLGKELELFAFSQKVGQGLPLWLPKGAALRDRLEQFLKKAQKKAGYEQVVTPHIGQKELYVTSGHYAKYGADSFQPIHTPAEGEEFLLKPMNCPHHCEIYNNKPWSYKDLPKRYAEFGTVYRYEQSGELHGLTRVRGFTQDDAHIFCTPDQLDREFKNVIDLVLYVFGSLGFENFTAQVSLRDKENRDKYIGSDENWEKAEQAIINAASDKGLNYVIEYGEAAFYGPKLDFMVKDALGRQWQLGTIQVDYNLPERFELTYKGADDKLHRPVMIHRAPFGSMERFIAILLEHTAGNFPLWLMPEQAIILSLSEKYENYAKKVLELLENHEIRALIDNRNETIGKKIREAEVQKMPFMLIVGEEEEKNGTISVRRHGQEGKGNITVTIDEFARIVNEEIAKTLKTFEV; encoded by the coding sequence ATGATAAAGATTACACTACCTGACGGTTCGGTTAAGGAGTTTGAGAAAAATTCAACTCCAATGGATGTTGCAAGAAGCATCAGTGAAGGATTAGCACGAAATGTGATTTCGGCTGCTTTTAATGGTACAACCATTGAAACAGAAACAACATTAACGACCGACGGTTCTCTTATATTATATACATGGAATGACGCAGCTGGTAAAAAAGCTTTTTGGCATTCGACTTCGCACGTGATGGCGCAAGTATTGGAAGAAAAATTTCCGGGCATCAAATTAACCCTTGGGCCTGCGATTGACAATGGGTTTTATTACGACGTAGATTTTGGCGATAAAAAAATCACTGATGCTGACTTCAAGTCCATTGAAGACCGTGTATTGGAAATCTCAAGAGAGAAACACCAATTTAAAATGCGTTCGGTTTCTAAAGCAGAAGCTTTGGAAGTCTATAAAAATAACGAGTACAAAACTGAATTGATTTCGAATTTAGAAGACGGAACGATTACATTTTGTGATCATGCCAACTTCTTTGATTTGTGTCGCGGTGGTCATATTCCAAATACCGGAATTATCAAGGCGATGAAAATCATGAGCGTTGCCGGTGCTTACTGGCGCGGTGATGAAAAGAACAAGCAGTTGACTCGTGTTTACGGAATTTCGTTCCCTAAACAAAAAGACTTGACGGATTACTTAGAATTACTGGAAGAAGCGAAACGTCGTGATCATAGAAAACTAGGGAAAGAATTAGAATTGTTTGCTTTCTCTCAAAAAGTAGGTCAAGGTTTGCCATTGTGGTTGCCCAAAGGCGCTGCTTTAAGAGACAGACTAGAACAATTTTTGAAAAAAGCACAGAAAAAAGCAGGTTACGAACAAGTAGTAACGCCACATATCGGGCAAAAAGAATTGTATGTCACTTCGGGTCACTATGCCAAATACGGCGCCGATAGCTTTCAACCGATTCACACACCGGCTGAAGGCGAAGAGTTTTTACTAAAACCTATGAACTGCCCTCATCACTGTGAGATTTACAACAACAAACCTTGGTCGTACAAAGATTTACCGAAGCGTTATGCCGAATTCGGAACGGTTTACCGTTATGAGCAAAGTGGTGAATTACATGGTTTGACTCGTGTTCGTGGCTTTACTCAGGATGATGCGCATATTTTCTGTACACCGGATCAATTAGATAGAGAATTTAAAAATGTAATCGACCTTGTATTATATGTATTTGGTTCGTTAGGATTTGAAAACTTTACGGCTCAGGTTTCGTTAAGAGACAAAGAAAACAGAGATAAATATATCGGAAGTGATGAAAACTGGGAAAAAGCGGAACAAGCCATCATCAATGCAGCCAGCGACAAAGGTCTGAATTATGTAATTGAATATGGCGAAGCGGCTTTCTATGGCCCGAAATTGGATTTCATGGTCAAAGATGCTTTGGGCAGACAATGGCAATTGGGAACGATTCAAGTAGATTACAATTTACCGGAGCGTTTTGAATTGACTTATAAAGGTGCGGATGACAAATTACACCGTCCGGTGATGATTCACCGAGCGCCATTTGGTTCTATGGAACGCTTTATCGCTATTTTACTGGAACATACGGCTGGAAATTTCCCACTTTGGCTAATGCCGGAGCAGGCTATTATCTTGTCTTTGAGTGAGAAATATGAAAATTATGCGAAAAAAGTTTTAGAATTGCTAGAAAATCACGAAATTCGCGCCCTAATTGACAACCGCAACGAGACGATTGGAAAGAAAATCCGAGAGGCAGAAGTTCAAAAAATGCCGTTTATGCTGATTGTTGGTGAGGAAGAAGAAAAAAACGGTACGATTTCTGTACGTCGTCACGGACAAGAAGGAAAAGGGAATATCACGGTTACAATTGACGAATTTGCGAGAATTGTAAACGAAGAAATTGCCAAAACATTAAAAACATTTGAAGTTTAA
- the rpmI gene encoding 50S ribosomal protein L35, which translates to MPKMKTKSSAKKRFKVTGSGKIKRKHAFKSHILTKKSKKRKLALTHSALVHKTDEKSIKQQLRII; encoded by the coding sequence ATGCCTAAAATGAAAACAAAATCCAGTGCTAAGAAGCGATTCAAAGTAACTGGCTCTGGAAAAATCAAGAGAAAACACGCTTTTAAAAGTCACATCCTGACTAAAAAATCTAAAAAGCGTAAATTGGCTTTAACTCACTCTGCGTTGGTTCACAAAACAGATGAGAAAAGTATCAAACAACAATTAAGAATTATCTAA
- the rplT gene encoding 50S ribosomal protein L20: protein MPRSVNSVAKRARRKKIMKQAKGFFGRRKNVWTVAKNAVEKAMCYAYRDRKQNKRNFRSLWITRINAGARLEGMSYSQFMGLVKKNGIELNRKVLADLAMNHPEAFKAVVKKVK from the coding sequence ATGCCAAGATCAGTAAATTCAGTTGCTAAAAGAGCAAGAAGAAAAAAGATAATGAAGCAAGCCAAAGGTTTCTTTGGTCGTCGTAAAAACGTTTGGACAGTTGCTAAAAACGCAGTAGAAAAAGCCATGTGCTATGCTTACCGTGATAGAAAGCAAAACAAAAGGAACTTCCGTTCACTATGGATCACGCGTATCAACGCCGGTGCTAGATTGGAAGGAATGAGTTACTCACAATTCATGGGATTGGTTAAGAAAAACGGTATCGAATTGAACCGTAAAGTATTGGCTGATTTAGCAATGAATCACCCGGAAGCTTTTAAAGCTGTTGTGAAAAAAGTAAAATAA
- a CDS encoding alpha/beta fold hydrolase, producing the protein MTKKSPISNQSLQIPKPILLTAKLLEAFSPKWATLFAAKLFTTPIKYKIPKRELQMEQNSRQSKLLVSSLKKEITIYEYGEGEKKVLLVHGWSGRGTQLVKIADELVKMGYQTISFDAPAHGKSEGKTTIMTEFIASILAIEKQFGPFEFAIGHSLGGMSILNAIKQNLKVKKAVIIGSGDIIQDILDDFISNLKLNPKIAGMMKQHFEKKFGEPMESYSAHFSAESVKIPVLIIHDQNDHDVSVKAAYNIDKHLKYSELMITEHLGHRKILGNELVINRIKEFLKA; encoded by the coding sequence ATGACAAAAAAATCCCCAATTAGCAACCAATCATTGCAAATTCCTAAGCCAATTCTACTTACGGCTAAATTATTAGAGGCATTTTCTCCAAAATGGGCCACATTATTCGCCGCTAAATTGTTTACGACTCCGATAAAATACAAAATTCCCAAGAGAGAACTTCAAATGGAACAAAATAGTCGTCAAAGCAAACTATTGGTTTCCAGCCTAAAAAAAGAAATCACGATTTATGAATATGGCGAAGGAGAAAAGAAAGTTTTGTTAGTTCACGGTTGGTCAGGAAGAGGCACGCAGTTGGTCAAAATTGCGGATGAATTAGTAAAAATGGGATACCAAACCATTAGTTTTGATGCGCCCGCTCATGGTAAATCTGAGGGAAAAACAACCATTATGACCGAGTTTATTGCCTCTATTTTAGCCATTGAGAAACAATTTGGACCATTCGAATTTGCAATTGGTCATTCACTTGGCGGCATGTCAATCCTGAATGCTATCAAACAAAATCTAAAAGTTAAAAAAGCGGTAATTATTGGCAGTGGCGATATTATTCAAGATATATTAGATGATTTTATATCGAATTTAAAATTGAATCCTAAAATTGCCGGAATGATGAAACAGCATTTTGAAAAGAAATTTGGCGAACCGATGGAAAGCTATTCTGCTCATTTTTCTGCTGAATCTGTTAAGATTCCAGTCCTTATAATACACGACCAAAATGACCACGATGTTTCAGTAAAAGCAGCATATAATATCGACAAACACCTTAAGTATAGTGAGCTGATGATTACGGAACACTTAGGTCATCGAAAAATATTAGGAAATGAATTGGTAATTAACCGCATTAAAGAATTTTTAAAAGCATAA
- a CDS encoding alpha-1,4-glucan--maltose-1-phosphate maltosyltransferase, whose amino-acid sequence MQNQTRIIIENVTPQLDGGAFYIKRIVGQTVIVKANVFADGHDVIACCVKYKHEKDKKWQEVRLQSLGNDEWTAQFKVEKQGHYTYFVEGWVDYALNWQHGTERKIQDNQHVKSELLEGAEYCQAILKEVGKDEKAYLTAAIKAFQDEKQYDKATVIALSKELHYIFENYPTRTLANTSAELKIYVDRKKALFSTWYEFFPRSASQEKRKHGTFKDCEKLLPRVSAMGFDTLYFPPIHPIGEVNRKGKNNATNAQPGDVGSPWGIGSKHGGHKSTHPDLGTIDEFKSLVKAAKSLGIEVAMDYALQAAPDHPYVKDFPQWFKWRPDGTVQYAENPPKKYQDIQPIYFESGDWKNLWKELLDVALFWVEECDIKVFRVDNPHTKPFYFWGWLIAEIKKKHPDVLFLAEAFTAPKVMHELAKQGFSQSYTYFTWRNTKAELIEYVEELTKTNQADFYRPNFWPNTPDILPYALQSGNESVYLHKYFLAATLSSSVGIYGPAYEYMVSEAMPGKEEYFNSEKYECYHWDWTVQNKLITLITRLNRIRHEQPSLQQTNNIQFCNTDNDQVLAYYKYDDAKLDETLMICSLDPYYAKQTWIQLPLQALGVQPGQTIKVVDLITGNSYYWDKEWNFVELHPALPFHLFKIQK is encoded by the coding sequence ATGCAAAATCAAACCCGAATAATTATTGAAAATGTCACGCCTCAATTAGACGGAGGCGCTTTTTATATCAAGCGAATTGTTGGACAAACCGTGATCGTAAAAGCCAATGTTTTTGCCGATGGTCATGATGTGATTGCTTGCTGTGTAAAATACAAACACGAAAAAGATAAAAAATGGCAAGAGGTAAGATTGCAATCTTTAGGAAATGATGAATGGACTGCCCAATTCAAAGTAGAAAAACAAGGTCATTATACTTATTTCGTAGAAGGTTGGGTTGATTATGCACTCAATTGGCAACATGGAACCGAAAGAAAAATCCAAGACAACCAACACGTAAAATCTGAATTATTAGAAGGTGCCGAATATTGTCAAGCGATTTTAAAAGAAGTCGGTAAGGATGAGAAAGCCTATTTAACTGCTGCTATCAAAGCCTTTCAAGACGAAAAACAATACGATAAAGCTACAGTAATAGCCTTGTCAAAAGAACTACACTACATATTTGAAAATTACCCAACCAGAACATTAGCGAATACTTCTGCAGAATTAAAAATTTATGTCGATAGAAAAAAAGCCTTGTTTAGTACATGGTATGAATTTTTTCCACGTTCAGCGTCGCAAGAAAAAAGGAAACACGGAACGTTTAAAGACTGTGAAAAGTTACTGCCAAGAGTTTCGGCCATGGGATTCGATACTTTGTATTTTCCACCAATCCATCCGATTGGAGAAGTGAATAGAAAAGGAAAAAACAACGCCACTAATGCGCAGCCAGGAGATGTAGGTTCGCCATGGGGAATTGGTTCCAAACATGGCGGTCACAAGTCTACACATCCTGATTTAGGGACAATAGACGAATTCAAATCGTTAGTAAAAGCGGCCAAAAGTTTAGGCATTGAAGTCGCTATGGATTATGCATTGCAAGCCGCACCGGATCATCCTTATGTAAAAGATTTTCCTCAATGGTTCAAATGGCGTCCGGACGGAACAGTGCAATACGCAGAAAATCCACCTAAAAAGTACCAAGATATTCAGCCGATTTACTTCGAAAGTGGTGATTGGAAAAACCTCTGGAAAGAGTTACTAGACGTGGCTTTGTTCTGGGTAGAAGAATGTGATATTAAAGTATTCAGAGTCGATAATCCGCATACCAAACCGTTTTATTTTTGGGGTTGGTTAATCGCCGAAATTAAGAAAAAACATCCCGATGTCCTCTTTTTGGCAGAAGCGTTTACGGCGCCAAAGGTCATGCACGAGTTGGCCAAACAAGGTTTCTCACAATCTTACACGTATTTCACTTGGCGCAATACCAAAGCCGAATTAATCGAATATGTTGAAGAACTCACCAAAACCAACCAAGCCGATTTCTACCGACCAAATTTCTGGCCCAATACGCCTGATATTTTGCCTTATGCGTTACAAAGCGGTAACGAAAGTGTGTACCTTCACAAATATTTCTTAGCGGCTACACTAAGTTCAAGCGTTGGAATTTACGGTCCGGCATACGAATACATGGTGTCGGAAGCAATGCCCGGAAAGGAAGAATATTTCAATTCAGAAAAATACGAATGCTATCATTGGGATTGGACCGTCCAAAATAAGTTAATTACGCTGATTACAAGACTAAACAGAATCCGCCACGAACAACCTTCATTACAACAAACCAATAATATACAGTTCTGTAATACGGACAATGACCAAGTGTTGGCTTACTATAAATATGACGATGCCAAATTAGATGAAACATTAATGATTTGTAGCCTTGATCCTTACTATGCCAAACAAACTTGGATTCAATTGCCTTTACAAGCTTTGGGAGTTCAACCCGGACAAACTATTAAAGTGGTCGACTTAATTACCGGTAACAGCTATTATTGGGATAAAGAATGGAATTTCGTTGAATTGCATCCGGCTTTACCATTTCATTTATTTAAAATTCAGAAATAA
- the nth gene encoding endonuclease III, which produces MSLFETTDWVPKLQPILDLYRDKKHPLDYENLYQLMVMVILSAQDSDANINKIAPALFKEYPNLEALSTASFDSLFPLVSKVRNFSTKSSWLIEIAQTLKTDSNIPTNLTELIALKGIGRKSANVIMREMKVPAEGIIADLHVIRVAPRIGVIQEAKDGNKVEKQLMETLPKAIWGEIGMATSFLGRETCRPTNPKCPQCPIQNDCQYTLKTI; this is translated from the coding sequence ATGAGTTTATTTGAAACCACCGATTGGGTTCCAAAATTACAGCCCATTTTAGATTTATACCGAGACAAAAAACATCCGTTAGATTATGAAAATCTATACCAATTGATGGTCATGGTGATTTTGTCAGCTCAGGATTCTGATGCGAATATCAATAAAATTGCACCGGCATTGTTCAAAGAGTACCCAAATTTAGAAGCATTATCAACTGCTTCATTTGACAGTTTATTTCCATTGGTTAGCAAAGTTAGAAACTTCAGTACCAAATCCAGTTGGCTCATAGAAATTGCTCAAACGCTAAAAACAGACAGCAATATTCCAACAAATTTAACCGAATTAATCGCTTTAAAAGGCATCGGCAGAAAATCGGCCAATGTGATTATGCGAGAAATGAAAGTTCCGGCTGAAGGTATTATTGCTGATTTACACGTTATCCGAGTAGCGCCAAGAATAGGTGTCATTCAGGAAGCTAAAGATGGAAATAAAGTCGAAAAACAATTGATGGAAACGTTGCCAAAAGCCATTTGGGGAGAAATCGGGATGGCCACTTCCTTTTTAGGAAGGGAAACTTGTCGTCCAACCAATCCAAAATGTCCGCAATGTCCCATTCAAAATGATTGTCAGTATACTTTGAAAACTATATAA